In Bradysia coprophila strain Holo2 unplaced genomic scaffold, BU_Bcop_v1 contig_24, whole genome shotgun sequence, one genomic interval encodes:
- the LOC119077886 gene encoding uncharacterized protein LOC119077886: MAKYVNEMNLYPLDGQYVAQINVPNGSASTSHFKTETVIILDRSGSMGDAVERIVRQVLPKFFKNLQCQDNDSFHLIAFDDEVEYYEVKISELSTFDMYARDGTYMYETVKKLSELFEVFHQKQVELLRILTISDGEISDTEDTIRAADRLATFVKKFNISVNSQAVRWYGKADTTALCCLLQLNNVTKSNLVESCYEEGVDATAKIWADLFAGDKLMTDLVLKGDKDIFLKNPWDTEATNNLRLQSGENVFWCKEKPTDLKIDTKSVKKTVNTSITYEKLQQLLYERIDVVIDHMKMLKIIESSSAQETMKLILDYFKRIEKEVPPTGAEGFKFSDIIESILKDEKVKHLSDAEKAEYLKESVFVKKEFSSHTRQARSVNESDNLKEFDDLIKEISDKFQNFGISLGVDNSALSVRNLFLLAFLVMLMILVLVIRKTLRTLTAEVKNM, encoded by the coding sequence ATGGCCAAATACGTGAACGAAATGAATTTGTATCCATTGGACGGACAATATGTAGCCCAAATCAACGTTCCGAATGGTTCGGCCAGCACATCCCACTTTAAAACGGAAACCGTAATCATATTAGATCGTTCTGGTTCTATGGGTGATGCGGTTGAAAGAATAGTACGACAAGTGTTGccaaaatttttcaagaatttacAATGCCAAGATAATGATTCATTTCATCTGATTGCGTTCGATGATGAGGTTGAATATTATGAAGTGAAAATCAGCGAATTATCTACCTTTGACATGTATGCTCGGGATGGTACATACATGTACGAAACGGTAAAGAAATTGTCGGAACTTTTCGAAGTTTTCCATCAGAAGCAAGTGGAACTACTTCGAATTTTGACCATTTCTGATGGTGAAATTTCCGACACGGAAGACACAATCCGTGCAGCTGACAGACTAGcaacatttgtgaaaaaatttaacatttcggTTAATTCGCAAGCGGTTCGTTGGTATGGTAAAGCTGACACAACTGCATTGTGCTGCTTGCTGCAATTGAACAACGTGACCAAATCGAATCTAGTGGAAAGTTGTTATGAAGAGGGAGTCGACGCAACAGCTAAAATTTGGGCTGATCTTTTTGCTGGCGATAAATTGATGACCGATTTGGTTTTGAAAGGCGACAAAGACATTTTCCTCAAAAATCCTTGGGATACAGAAGCCACGAATAACCTAAGATTGCAGTCCGGCGAAAATGTGTTCTGGTGCAAGGAAAAACCGACTGATCTGAAAATCGACACAAAATCAGTGAAGAAAACTGTCAACACATCGATTACATACGAGAAACTTCAACAATTACTCTACGAGCGCATTGACGTCGTCATCGATCATATGAAAATGCTGAAAATAATCGAATCGTCGTCGGCCCAAGAAACTATGAAGTTAATTTTGGattattttaaaagaatcGAAAAAGAAGTGCCACCGACTGGTGCGGAAGGATTTAAATTTTCCGATATCATTGAATCGATTTTGAAGGATGAAAAGGTGAAGCATCTGAGCGATGCAGAGAAAGCCGAGTATTTGAAAGAATCCGTTTTTGTAAAGAAGGAGTTTAGCTCACACACTAGACAAGCGAGAAGTGTAAATGAATCGGACAATTTAAAGGAATTCGATGATTTGATCAAAGAAATTTcggataaatttcaaaattttggaatatcGTTGGGTGTCGATAATTCAGCACTATCAGTTAGGAATTTATTTCTGTTGGCTTTCCTCGTTATGTTAATGATACTCGTTCtggttatccgaaaaactcTGCGAACACTTACTGCTGAAGTGAAAAATATGTAA